A region of the Salvelinus fontinalis isolate EN_2023a unplaced genomic scaffold, ASM2944872v1 scaffold_2586, whole genome shotgun sequence genome:
TTGCTTTTCCTTGTATACTGCCAACATCTCTACATTTCCACCATACAATGTAAACCGCTTGGAGCGTCTTTAAAAGCTCTGTTATGAAACCAGTTATgatctacatcccaaatggctcctttctccctccataGAGCTCTACCAGAGGACCCTGCTCAAAAGTACCCATTTTGGgctcctttctccctccataGAGCTCTAACAGAGGGCCCTGCTCAGAAGCAGCCATTTGGgctcctttctccctccataGAGCTCTACCAGAGGACCCTGCTCAGAAGTAGCCATTTGGgctcctttctccctccataGAGCTCTACCAGAGGACCCTGCTCAGAAGTAGCCATTTGGGATCCTTTCTCCCTCCATAGAGCTCTACCAGAGGGCCCTGCTCAGAAGTAGCCATTTTGGgctcctttctccctccataGAGCTCTAACAGAGGACCCTGCTCAGAAGTAGCCATTTGGGCTCCTCATTCCCTCCATAGAGCTCTACCAGAGGACCCTGCTCAGAAGCAGCCATTTGGgctcctttctccctccataGAGCTCTACCAGAGGGCCCTGCTCAGAAGTAGCCATTTTGgctcctttctccctccataGAGCTCTAACAGAGGACCCTGCTCAGAAGTAGCCATTTGGgctcctttctccctccataGAGCTCTAAGAGAGGACCCTGCTCAAAAGTACCCATTTTGGgctcctttctccctccataGAGCTCTAACAGAGGGCCCTGCTCAGAAGTAGCCATTTGGgctcctttctccctccataGAGCTCTAACAGAGGGCCCTGCTCAGAAGTAGCCATTTGGgctcctttctccctccataGAGCTCTAACAGAGGACCCTGCTCAGAAGTAGCCATTTTGGgctcctttctccctccataGAGCTCTAACAGAGGGCCCTGCTCAGAAGTAGCTATTTTGGGATCCTTTCTCCCTCCATAGAGCTCTAACAGAGGACCCTGCTCAGAAGTACCCATTTGGgctcctttctccctccataGATCTCTAACAGAGGACCCTGCTCAGAAGTAGCCATTTTTGGCTGCAGACATTATCCGGAACTATGGCTATCAGATATTACGGTGGTTACCTGTGGTGACATCTTTACGTATTCCCCTGACAGATATGGACGCTCCTTTAATTCCATAGCCCTCCTCATCCTTCACCACTCCCTTAATACCTCTGTGGACCTGGAGAAGAGAAGGAACGACAGGGAATAACACCGGTATATCAGGCTTGGGGAATGACAGGGTTATTTTAACTAAATTCCCTGATTTTCCAGAAATCTCAGTTGAAAGATTCCTGGATTTACTACTTGTTCGCCCCTGATTCCATGGATCTTCCAACCAGGGTTTTTTGGAAACCCAGGAAATTTTGGGAAATTTTCCGGAATTTGCTGACCTATCAGGGAATGGCAGGGAATGCTaaggtcagtggaggctggtgggtggGAGGAATATATAGTAGGACGTCAGCTTAACATAACGGCTGTATCGGAATGAATGGAACGGTTTtagacacatcaaacacatgttttCCAGGTGCTCAATATACAACTCCATgttttccattccagccattacaaagaGCCAGCTGTCCTCCTATATCTCTGTCCACCAGCCACcactgataaggacattaaacATGGTCAAAAAATTGATGAGATAACACATAGGCCTTCTACGGTATAACTACGGCACAAAATGGCTGCCTGGTCGCTGGGCAAATTGAAAGGCAGACCCACCGACTCCATGAAACTGAGCAGGGCCTCCTTGTTCCTGAGCCACTCTGGGTAGAGCTCCTCTTCAGAAGGGAACTTGTCACAGCCCAGCTCCACCGTAATCTCCAGACAGTTAGTGTGGAGGTAGTTAAAGTCTGACATACCTACGGTACCGGAGAAATGGAGAgttaggatacacacacacacacacacaggagagaggaggagagagggttagagaagaagaggagagacagaatgttatgaggagaggaggagagacagcatgttatgaggagaggaggagagacagcatgttatgaggagaggaggagagacatcatgttatgaggagagggggagagacagaatgttgtgaggagaggaggagagacagaatgttatgaggagaggaggagagacagcatgttgtgaggagaggaggagagacagaatgttgtgaggagaggagagacagaatgttatgaggagaggaggagagacagaatgttatgaggaggagaggagagacagaatgttatgagaggaggagagacagaatgttatgagaggaggacagagaatgttatgaggaggagaggaggaggagagacagaatgttatgaggagaggaggagagacagaatgttatgaggagaggaggagagacagaatgttatgaggagaggaggagagacagaatgttatgaggagaggaggagagacagaatgttatgaggaggagagacagaatgttatgaggagaggaggagagacagaatgttatgaggaggagagacagaatgttatgagaggagagagaatgttatgaggaggagaagaggagacagaatgttaccaggagagaggagaagatatAGAAGGTTCCCTACCCCCTGGGAAGCTGTACCACAGAGCTCCGTTGATGATGCCTCCGCTCCTGATGAAGGACGCTCCACACCTAGAATATACAATATAAAGGTCATGTAACAGAGTGTAATATAATCATTCATAATAATAGATAGGAATATAATCacctctctgtgttgttgtcggCCATGCTGGCGTGAGAGTCTGCGTACGTCCGGGCCAGCTGCTTAAACGCCTGCAGAGAGGGACACAGTCACAATCTGTAACATGTCATTTTCTAGCCTGGGAACAGAAGAGGTTTTCACCCCTGACATAAACTATGtgtccgtcccaaatggcattatgggtctaaagtagtgaactatatagggaatagggtacctgTTGGTCGGGTGGAGGACAGGGTACCTGTTGGTCAGGTGTAGGACAGGGTACCTGTTCATCAGgtggaggacaggacagggtacctgttggtcaggtgtaggacagggcacctgttggtcaggtgtaggacaggacagggtacctgttggtcaggtgtaggactggacagggtacctgttggtcaggtgtaggacagggcacctgttggtcaggtgtagtacaggacagggtacctgttggtcaggtgtaggacaggacagggtacctgttggtcaggtgtaggacagggtacctgttggtcaggtgtaggacagggtacctgttggtcaggtgtaggacagggtacctgttggtcaggtgtagtacaggacagggtacctgttggtcaggtgtaggacaggacagggtacctgttggtcaggtgtaggacaggacagggtacCTGTTGGTCAGGTGTAGTACAGGACAAGGTACCTGTTGGTCAGgtgtaggacaggacagggtacctgttggtcaggtgtaggacagggcacctgttggtcaggtgtaggacagggcacctattggtcaggtgtaggacagggtacctgttggtcaggtgtagtacaggacagggtacctgttggtcaggtgtaggacagggtacctgttggtcaggtgtaggacagg
Encoded here:
- the LOC129850980 gene encoding carboxypeptidase Z-like codes for the protein MKWIRSVPFVQSASLHGGELVISYPFDFSRHLHEERMFSPTPDEQAFKQLARTYADSHASMADNNTERCGASFIRSGGIINGALWYSFPGGMSDFNYLHTNCLEITVELGCDKFPSEEELYPEWLRNKEALLSFMESVHRGIKGVVKDEEGYGIKGASISVRGIRKDVTT